From Streptomyces sp. TLI_235, a single genomic window includes:
- a CDS encoding molecular chaperone GrpE (heat shock protein), with protein MAHSAGDGEGPHAGPDEDLRRLKAEYDNYRRRVHRDRLAVREIAVANVLGRLLPVLDALDQARVAGEVVDGFGAVADLLETELGALGLQSFGEPGDLFDPVLHLAIGYTRSAVVSGPICIEIVRTGYRVGDQLLRPAEVVVAEPPSPA; from the coding sequence ATGGCGCACTCGGCAGGCGACGGAGAGGGCCCGCACGCCGGGCCCGACGAGGACCTGCGCCGGCTCAAGGCCGAGTACGACAACTACCGGCGCCGCGTCCACCGCGACCGGCTCGCCGTCCGCGAGATCGCCGTCGCCAACGTGCTCGGCCGGCTGCTCCCCGTGCTCGACGCCCTCGACCAGGCCCGCGTCGCCGGCGAGGTCGTCGACGGCTTCGGCGCCGTCGCCGACCTCCTGGAGACCGAGCTCGGCGCCCTCGGCCTGCAGTCCTTCGGCGAGCCGGGCGACCTCTTCGACCCCGTCCTGCACCTCGCCATCGGCTACACCCGCTCCGCCGTGGTCTCCGGCCCCATCTGCATCGAGATCGTCCGCACCGGCTACCGCGTCGGCGACCAGCTGCTCCGCCCCGCCGAAGTCGTCGTCGCGGAACCGCCGAGCCCGGCCTGA